cattacatcatatcatcatgcattaaaggccataagagttttctaattaattaaaaattatttcagtaacctggaaaccaacgaaaaccaaccaaccaCGCACCCTACggtacaaaaaaaaatcaatagaTAAGAAACTCGAGAAATTGGAgcaaatgcaaaatgacatgcaagaACAAATGCAGTCCCAAATGGAAGAGCAGCTAGCCAAAATTCAATGAGAGATGAAGGAGCAAATGATGGAGTCTCAGAGAGAGATGATGTCCCAGTTATCCAAATTACTGTTGAGAGGAATAGATAAGGGAAATGGCTCCATGGACCAAGTTGAGGAAATCAATGAAGATCTCCAATACCCCCTCTGGCtttactccaatgcatataccgATGAAGCCCGAGATTAACCTACAAAAACCATCGGTCACAATCATGCCCCAGCAAGTTCAGGCCGGAGCTTCAATTCCGATGAACTTCCAAACTGGCTcaggctctaactttgtcaacaACCCGAACTATCCGCCTGTTCTCGACTTGGATAAAGTGGCTGAAGAGGAAAAAGCAAGGATGGATTCGCAAAAACAATTAGAATAACGGTGTAGATGGCTTGAAGAGAAATTCAAAGCCATGGAGAGCGCGGATCatcatcaagggattgatgcCAAGGATCTGAGCCTGGTTCCAAATTTAGTCCTCCCCCCTAAATTAAAAATGCCTGAattcgagaaatacaatggaacaaGCTGCCCTGAAGCCCACATCACCATGTTTTACAGGCGAATGACGGGATATGTTAACAATGACCAGCTACTAATTCACTactttcaagatagtctggttGGAGTGGCGTCTaagtggtacaaccaactgaTTCGAGCCAAGATTAActcatagaaggacctggctcagGCCTTTATGAAGCAATACAATCATGTGACGGACATGACCCCCGACAGGATCACTCTTCAGAATATGGAAAAAAGGTCAAATGAAAGTTTCAGACAATATGCACAAGGGTGGAGAGAGgtggccatacaagttcagccACCACTTCTAGAAAAAGAGACAACAATACTCTTTATTAACACCTTGAAAGCCCcttttatcactcatatgttgggaagcgccaCCAAGAGCTTCTCTAACATAGTGATGACTGGAGAAATAATCGAAAATGCTGTAAGGAGCGGCAAGATAGAATTGGGATAGAGTACTAAGAAGTCAGTCCCAAGGAAAAGGGATAATGAAGTGAACAATACGAGCACATTCAACAAGGGGCAGTCTAAATCATTTACCGTAAATTAACCCAAAATGGTGACCACCAATCAACAAAGCCCTGAATCCAATGCAAGGAAGAACACAGAAAGGCCACAATTCACCCCTATACCTATGacgtatagggagttgtaccagaACCTGTTCAACGTTCATGTGGTATCCCCTTTCTACCTGGAGCCACTGCAGCCcccgtatcccaaatggtatgacacaaacgcccaatgtgaataccacgCAGGAATTATCGGGCATTCAATCGAAAATTGCATTGCATTCAAGAAAGTGGTCGAAAGATTCATTAAGGTGGGAATCGTGAGATTTGATGACTCAGCCATGCCTAATGTAGCAGGAAACCCACTCCCCAATCACACCGACCAAGGAGTGAACGGGATAAGCGAAGGCAAAAACAAGAAGATTAAGTGTGAGGTTGCGAAAGTCAGGACTTTGTTGAGACAAGTGTGGAGGGAAATAATCATGAGAGGTTTGATCGCGTTGAATTTAGGAAGAGAATCCAAAGAAGAGAGGAACTACTACGAGTTCCACAATGAggtggggcatgaaatccaagagTATGTGGAGTTCAGGGCCCTAGTGCAGAACATGATGAACAATAAGGAAATAGAATTCTATGAAGAGACTAAAAACCCCGTAGAGGGAGACATATGTGCGTTGGAGGGAGAGTCGACGGTACAAAATCAAACAGTTAACTACCACGTGGTTATCATATCGAGACCAAAAAATAATGAAGCTAGAGTTCAACTACCACCAAGGGTCATAATCCAGAGACCTGCAGTcttcccttataaagatagcaaaagggtCCCATGGAATTATGATTGTAATATGACAATTCCGGGGAAGAAAAGCCTGGTCGACACTTTAAAAGAGGACCAAGATAGGGGCTCCTATACATGTAGCGGGAGATATTACGATACAACGAGTGAGAAGGCACAACCCGTAAAAGGAAAAGCCCTAGTGGTCGAAGGGGTGAAGGAAAAAACGACCAAATCTGAACTTTCTGTAAATGAGCTAGTTAACGAAGAAGAGGCTAAGGAGTttgtaaaattcctaaagcatagTGAATACAGCATGGTGGAACAGCTACGTAAACAACCAGCTTGTATCTCAGTGCTGACCTTACTTCTAAGCTTGGAAGTTCATCGTAGCGCGCTAATGAAGGTCTTGAATGAAACGTATGTTGTCAATGATATCTCCGTTAACAAACTGGACCGATTGGTTAGTAACATAAGTGCCGACAACTATATCTTCTTCAATGACGATGAGATACCACCCAGTGGCATGGGGTCGACTAAAGCATTGCACATTACCACGCGCTGTAAAGGGTATATGCTGCCAGGCGTACTGATTGAAAATGGATCGACTTTGAACGTCCTGCCATTGACCACACTAAACAGATTACCTGTAGACAGCTTTCACATGAAGGAGTGCCAGAACATAGTGAAGGCATTTGACAGCACGGAGAGAAAGGTGATGGGCAGAATCGAGGTACCTCTTCAGATTGGACCAAACATATATGAGGTGGATTTCCtagtaatggatatcaagccctcatataattgcttattggggaggccctggatacattcagCTGGGGCAGTGCCTTCTTCGTTGCATCAAAAGTTGAAGCTGGTATCAGAGGGGAGGTTGATAACGATCAATGCTGAAGAGGATATCATTGTAACTGTGAGTAATAATGCGccctatttggagacagatgacgAAGCAATCGAATGTTTATTTCGATCTTTAGAATTTGTTAATGCAATCTTCATCTCTGAGGGAAGCAAAATTCTGGTGCCAAAATTGTCCAAAACCACGAGGATGAGCCTCCAGTTAACGATTGGAAAAGGAGCCCTACCCAAAAAGGACTTgggagacatctgcaaggaaGGGTTGAAACGCCAATGCCGAAAGACAAGAGAGACCGCTTCGGTTTAGGATTTAAGTCAGATGCGAAACAAAGAAGAAGGGAGCTGggaaagaagcaagaaagaagaagagctCGTTTAGCGGGGgaggaaatcaagtgggaaccaATGACATTCCCCCATATATCAAAAACATTTGTGTCCAGGGGAATCATTCATCCCGAGAAAGACACACCAATGACGGGAGCTATAGAAGAAAGGCTGAAAAGCTTGAACATCAACGTCATATGCGAAGAGGAGACCAGAGGAGAGAATTTGTCGGGCATTTGCCTCTGCACGCCTAGAAGTGTTCTGGACAACTGGACTgcagaagagattcctgtagc
The Gossypium arboreum isolate Shixiya-1 chromosome 10, ASM2569848v2, whole genome shotgun sequence genome window above contains:
- the LOC108488023 gene encoding uncharacterized protein LOC108488023 codes for the protein MVTTNQQSPESNARKNTERPQFTPIPMTYRELYQNLFNVHVVSPFYLEPLQPPYPKWYDTNAQCEYHAGIIGHSIENCIAFKKVVERFIKVGIVRFDDSAMPNVAGNPLPNHTDQGVNGISEGKNKKIKCEVAKVRTLLRQVWREIIMRGLIALNLGRESKEERNYYEFHNEVGHEIQEYVEFRALVQNMMNNKEIEFYEETKNPVEGDICALEGESTVQNQTVNYHVVIISRPKNNEARVQLPPRVIIQRPAVFPYKDSKRVPWNYDCNMTIPGKKSLVDTLKEDQDRGSYTCSGRYYDTTSEKAQPVKGKALVVEGVKEKTTKSELSVNELVNEEEAKEFVKFLKHSEYSMVEQLRKQPACISVLTLLLSLEVHRSALMKVLNETYVVNDISVNKLDRLVSNISADNYIFFNDDEIPPSGMGSTKALHITTRCKGYMLPGVLIENGSTLNVLPLTTLNRLPVDSFHMKECQNIVKAFDSTERKVMAGAVPSSLHQKLKLVSEGRLITINAEEDIIVTQNSGAKIVQNHEDEPPVNDWKRSPTQKGLGRHLQGRVETPMPKDKRDRFGLGFKSDAKQRRRELGKKQERRRARLAGEEIKWEPMTFPHISKTFVSRGIIHPEKDTPMTGAIEERLKSLNINVICEEETRGENLSGICLCTPRSVLDNWTAEEIPVAFRTDSE